The proteins below are encoded in one region of Desulfobulbaceae bacterium:
- the ftsA gene encoding cell division protein FtsA, whose translation MSRGDSELIVGLDIGTTKICVVVGDVAEGKINIIGMGVHPSIGLRKGVVVNIENTVNSISSAIQEAESMAGCSISTVYVGIAGSHINGFNSHGLIAIKHDEIRKEDIDRVVEAASAVPIPPDQKIIHVLPQEFRVDDHSGIQDPQGMTGVRLEANVHIVTGSATSIHNIVKCCNLAGLEVAGVVLEQLASAEAVLTPEEMELGVALLDIGGGTSDLAIFSDGTIKHSFVLGLGGNNLTNDLSIGLRTPMKDAERLKEMHGCALASMIDKDQAIEVPSVGGRTPRRLSRKVMGEILEPRMEEMLSLVNREMCEVKIGDTRVKDLVNVGIVLTGGTSLLVNIQELAEQIFDLPVRVGMPRGVGGVNDIINTPQCATGVGLLLYGIRNRAEVNARNYRERNMLGKIKSIFKGVSDRFF comes from the coding sequence ATGAGTCGGGGCGATTCTGAATTAATAGTTGGACTGGACATAGGTACCACCAAGATCTGTGTCGTAGTCGGTGATGTGGCGGAAGGCAAGATCAATATTATTGGTATGGGGGTTCATCCCTCAATTGGACTGCGTAAGGGAGTGGTCGTCAATATCGAGAATACGGTTAACTCCATCAGCTCCGCGATCCAGGAAGCGGAGTCGATGGCGGGGTGCTCGATATCGACGGTTTATGTGGGAATTGCCGGTAGCCATATCAATGGTTTCAACAGCCATGGCCTGATCGCCATTAAGCATGATGAGATCCGGAAGGAAGATATTGACCGGGTGGTTGAGGCAGCAAGCGCTGTGCCGATTCCGCCTGATCAGAAGATTATCCACGTGCTCCCTCAGGAGTTCAGGGTTGATGATCACTCCGGGATTCAGGACCCTCAGGGGATGACCGGAGTTCGGTTGGAGGCCAATGTTCATATCGTTACCGGCTCAGCAACCTCAATCCATAATATTGTCAAGTGTTGCAATCTCGCCGGACTTGAGGTCGCAGGAGTGGTGCTTGAACAACTGGCCTCGGCTGAAGCGGTGTTGACCCCGGAGGAGATGGAACTGGGAGTGGCTCTGCTCGATATTGGCGGTGGCACCTCGGATCTGGCGATTTTTTCTGACGGCACAATCAAGCACAGTTTTGTTCTTGGTTTGGGTGGCAATAATCTGACTAATGATCTTTCGATCGGGCTCAGGACGCCGATGAAGGATGCCGAGCGTCTGAAGGAGATGCATGGCTGCGCCCTGGCTTCGATGATCGACAAGGACCAGGCTATTGAGGTTCCAAGTGTCGGTGGGCGCACCCCTCGTCGACTGTCAAGGAAGGTAATGGGTGAGATTCTTGAACCCAGGATGGAGGAGATGCTGAGTTTGGTAAACCGTGAAATGTGTGAGGTCAAGATCGGTGACACCAGGGTCAAGGATCTGGTCAATGTGGGGATTGTGCTTACCGGCGGGACGTCGTTGCTGGTTAATATTCAGGAATTGGCCGAGCAAATTTTTGATCTGCCGGTGAGGGTTGGCATGCCCCGGGGAGTTGGCGGGGTTAACGACATTATCAACACCCCGCAGTGCGCTACCGGAGTGGGATTGCTGCTGTACGGGATACGGAATCGCGCTGAAGTGAATGCCCGGAATTATCGGGAAAGAAATATGCTAGGCAAGATCAAGAGTATTTTTAAGGGTGTTTCGGATCGATTTTTTTGA
- a CDS encoding FtsQ-type POTRA domain-containing protein: MGKNKHNKGWNGQRLQRDSLREAGVRRGFFLIALVTLFLVGGFIGGSVGVYHWLCRSDFFQMTAIDVEGNQDLSKNTIIFLAGIDIHANLLAVDTAAVEARICKNGWIESASLHKEWPSRLRIEVKERRAVALLNTSQGLYYVDGKGQPFAPLTEQDELDFPVISGLESSLTFQGTEVVVAAREELDAVLKFIGWATRGSSSLPAQNISEVSFTSDREVVLFLADRPFPIFLGKEVGKKEYNRLAKVLYWLYKKKEFQSVAYIRLDYMENKVLVGTEMAKDKS, encoded by the coding sequence ATGGGAAAGAATAAGCATAATAAAGGATGGAACGGGCAGCGCCTGCAGCGCGACAGCCTGCGTGAGGCTGGGGTGAGACGAGGGTTTTTTCTTATTGCCCTGGTCACTCTTTTCCTGGTCGGCGGTTTCATCGGCGGGTCGGTGGGCGTGTATCATTGGTTGTGTCGGTCGGATTTTTTTCAGATGACTGCGATTGATGTTGAGGGCAATCAGGATCTGTCTAAAAATACGATTATCTTTCTGGCCGGGATCGACATTCATGCCAACCTGTTGGCCGTTGACACTGCTGCTGTCGAGGCGAGAATCTGTAAGAATGGCTGGATTGAGTCGGCGAGCCTGCATAAGGAGTGGCCGAGCCGATTGCGGATTGAAGTTAAGGAGCGTCGGGCGGTGGCTCTGCTCAATACCAGCCAAGGACTCTACTATGTCGATGGCAAAGGGCAGCCGTTCGCACCGTTGACCGAGCAAGACGAGCTTGATTTCCCCGTGATCTCCGGCCTGGAGAGTTCCTTGACCTTCCAAGGGACAGAAGTTGTAGTTGCTGCCAGGGAGGAACTCGACGCGGTTTTGAAGTTTATTGGCTGGGCCACCCGAGGGAGTTCGTCGCTGCCGGCGCAAAATATTTCTGAGGTTAGTTTTACCAGTGATCGAGAAGTTGTTCTTTTTCTGGCGGATAGGCCATTTCCGATTTTTTTAGGCAAGGAAGTGGGGAAAAAGGAATATAATCGTCTAGCAAAGGTGCTCTACTGGTTGTATAAGAAAAAGGAGTTTCAATCCGTGGCCTATATTCGTTTGGACTATATGGAGAACAAGGTGTTGGTGGGCACGGAGATGGCAAAGGATAAGAGTTGA
- the murB gene encoding UDP-N-acetylmuramate dehydrogenase produces the protein MTGFSSLKVGGPADAVIEPATKEDLIRLVSCLTAEGVPWQVIGRGTNILPADQGVEGVVIVLGRHFAAIQEVVGEGGSRQVQVDAGCSLTKLVRWCAGRGLSGLEFCFGIPGSVGGAIVMNAGAWGGEIAQVICEAEFLDDAGHLEHRLLTRNDFCYRGWRHPHGKVVVSGIFIVSSDEAPDIVERCHRYAKARAAKQPKGVASAGSFFKNPEGVAAGWLIEQAGLKGLRVGGAEVSQVHANFLINRGRACADDFYQLMRVVQVQVREKFGVELSPEVKLLGRWYQGGARDGKE, from the coding sequence ACGCTGTGATCGAACCGGCAACGAAGGAAGATCTCATCCGCCTGGTGAGTTGTTTGACGGCAGAGGGGGTCCCATGGCAGGTGATTGGTCGCGGAACCAATATTCTCCCGGCGGATCAGGGTGTGGAAGGTGTCGTTATCGTGTTGGGCCGGCACTTTGCTGCGATCCAGGAAGTGGTTGGAGAGGGAGGATCTCGTCAGGTACAGGTCGATGCCGGATGTTCTTTGACTAAACTGGTTCGATGGTGCGCTGGACGCGGTTTGAGTGGCTTGGAATTCTGTTTTGGGATCCCAGGTTCGGTTGGCGGGGCAATTGTGATGAACGCCGGGGCTTGGGGGGGCGAGATAGCCCAAGTGATTTGTGAGGCAGAGTTTTTGGATGATGCTGGTCACCTAGAACACAGGCTCTTGACCCGTAACGATTTTTGTTATCGGGGGTGGCGGCACCCTCATGGCAAGGTGGTTGTCTCCGGGATATTTATAGTATCATCAGATGAAGCGCCGGATATTGTTGAGCGTTGTCATCGTTATGCCAAGGCGCGAGCAGCTAAGCAACCCAAGGGAGTGGCCAGCGCTGGTTCGTTCTTCAAAAATCCGGAGGGTGTGGCTGCCGGGTGGCTGATTGAACAAGCCGGGCTTAAGGGGTTGCGAGTGGGCGGGGCAGAAGTCTCTCAGGTACATGCGAATTTTTTAATTAATCGGGGCAGGGCATGCGCCGATGATTTTTACCAACTTATGCGTGTAGTGCAGGTCCAGGTGAGGGAGAAGTTTGGGGTTGAACTCTCTCCGGAAGTGAAATTGCTTGGAAGGTGGTATCAGGGAGGGGCGAGAGATGGGAAAGAATAA